A region from the Corylus avellana chromosome ca7, CavTom2PMs-1.0 genome encodes:
- the LOC132187193 gene encoding reticulon-like protein B22, which translates to MDSSSNNNNNNNKSKGSRQRRRSRFGKPLIVLISGTLVYYHCAYRKASLLSLVSDVLIVLICSLAILGLLFRQLNISVPVDPLEWQISQDTANSIVAWLANTIGAAESVLRVAATGHDKRLFFKVVVCLYILSALGRLVSGVTVAYAGLCLFCVYMLTENFQSTSTCVSQFLRGRNGTTPEQEIM; encoded by the exons ATGGAtagcagcagcaacaacaacaacaacaataataagaGCAAGGGGAGCAGGCAAAGGAGAAGGAGCCGATTTGGGAAGCCATTGATAGTGCTGATCAGTGGTACGTTGGTGTACTACCACTGCGCCTACAGGAAAGCCAGCCTTCTCTCCTTAGTCTCCGACGTCCTCATCGTCCTCATCTGCTCCCTCGCCATTCTCGGCCTTCTCTTCCGCCAATTGAACATCTC GGTGCCCGTGGATCCACTTGAGTGGCAGATTTCTCAGGACACTGCTAATAGCATTGTTGCGTGGTTAGCTAACACTATTGGGGCTGCTGAGTCTGTTTTGAGGGTTGCTGCCACGGGGCATGACAAGAGGCTGTTTTTCAAG GTGGTGGTTTGTCTTTACATACTATCAGCTTTGGGACGATTAGTTTCTGGTGTTACAGTTGCCTATGCTG GACTCTGCTTGTTTTGTGTTTACATGTTGACGGAGAACTTTCAATCAACCAGCACATGTGTGTCTCAGTTTCTGAGGGGAAGAAATGGCACTACTCCAGAGCAGGAGATAATGTAG